The proteins below come from a single Lepeophtheirus salmonis chromosome 4, UVic_Lsal_1.4, whole genome shotgun sequence genomic window:
- the LOC121116445 gene encoding uncharacterized protein: MNPHLLISSLVILHTSTNSFELCSQDYPDVLHHYTEFPYPPVSVEKENISEPPFISGPSIGEINHYIHGGKLRIEREYRILVVGGGTGNSSLHYAYEFRKFNVEIVHLDISEASLEIARQRADKRGSKIRFIHNSLYNIPKLNLGKFDYIDCVGVFHHLSDVDLALRIFKDSLKDESSGLYLSLHTKEGRKGINLMRKLLHLVNEEEVDQSLQEELEIGKMLWESLPEYHWIFFPFKHKTKILDDVSFCNKYIHKHTTSFSVNEASELIEKNGSLHLINFADPDARIVLSQSPRNDPEFDEVMSDRTLYQKHEIHERMYSALSELNIFISKDPKSSASLNDPANCVPYFYNIDPSPIFTVLSKQECGIEGIPKFINVSMALNIGNWRDFFHPVTANTLTFYELIQLRKYTIDGILTEIGKKSAKVDFKKLKEELLSLLKVLLRHSIIVLRHSSTPDDSSFISQPRGVIEHVRIINFELPIYTSEWPRWIPSDAKLWSQRPA, from the exons atgaatccACATTTACTGATCTCAAGCCTTGTGATATTACATACATCTACCAATTCTTTTGAACTGTGCTCTCAAGACTATCCAGACGTACTCCATCACTATACGGAATTTCCTTATCCTCCTGTCAgtgttgaaaaagaaaatataagtgAGCCTCCCTTCATTAGTGGCCCCAGCATTGGAGAAATCAATCATTATATTCACGGAGGGAAATTGAGGATAGAAAGGGAATATCGTATATTAGTTGTGGGAGGTGGAACAGGGAATAGTTCCTTACATTATGCTTATGAATTTCGAAAGTTTAATGTGGAGATTGTACATTTGGATATTTCAGAGGCCTCTTTGGAAATAGCACGTCAAAGAGCGGATAAGCGAGGCTCCaa AATTCGATTTATACACAACTCTCTCTACAATATTCCTAAATTGAATTTAGGTAAATTCGATTATATAGACTGTGTTGGAGTCTTTCATCATTTATCGGATGTAGATTTAGCTCTGAGGATCTTCAAGGACTCTTTGAAAGATGAATCTAGTGGATTATACTTATCTTTACATACTAAAGAAGGTAGAAAGGGGATTAATCTCATGCGGAAGCTTTTGCATTTAGTAAATGAGGAAGAAGTCGATCAAAGTCTTCAAGAGGAATTGGAAATTGGTAAAATGCTCTGGGAGTCTCTTCCAGAATATCATTGGATTTTCTTCCCATTTAAGCACAAAACTAAAATCCTGGATGACGTTTCATTCTgtaacaaatatattcataaacataCTACAAGTTTTAGTGTGAACGAGGCCTCCGAGTTGATAGAGAAGAATGGAAGTCTTCATCTCATCAACTTTGCAGATCCTGATGCTCGAATAGTCCTGAGTCAATCCCCACGAAATGATCCGGAATTTGATGAAGTAATGAGTGACAGAACCCTATACCAAAAGCATGAGATCCATGAACGTATGTATTCAGCCTTATCAgagttgaatatatttatttccaaagatcCAAAGAGCTCAGCAAGTTTGAACGACCCTGCGAACTGCGTCCCTTATTTTTACAACATCGATCCAAGTCCCATTTTTACGGTTTTATCAAAGCAAGAATGTGGAATTGAAGGGATTCCTAAGTTCATTAACGTTTCTATGGCGTTGAACATTGGGAACTGGAGGGATTTCTTTCATCCTGTGACAGCAAACACACTTACATTCTACGAGCTCATACAATTGAGGAAATATACGATTGACGGAATTTTGACTGAAATTGGAAAGAAATCTGCAAAGGTGgatttcaagaaattaaaagagGAATTACTCTCACTACTCAAGGTATTACTACGTCACAGTATAATTGTTCTGAGACACTCTTCAACACCCGATGATTCCTCTTTTATTAGTCAACCTCGAGGAGTGATTGAACATGTTCGAATAATAAACTTTGAACTACCAATTTATACGAGTGAATGGCCGCGATGGATACCCTCCGATGCCAAACTTTGGTCTCAGAGACCTGCctag